A part of Gemmatimonas groenlandica genomic DNA contains:
- a CDS encoding ABC transporter substrate-binding protein/permease (The N-terminal region of this protein, as described by TIGR01726, is a three transmembrane segment that identifies a subfamily of ABC transporter permease subunits, which specificities that include histidine, arginine, glutamine, glutamate, L-cystine (sic), the opines (in Agrobacterium) octopine and nopaline, etc.) has protein sequence MIQFATRLLSLAALLVGTWACTRPPDAKPETRPRLLWGGDAEGGAPFVEADAADPTRLRGFDVEIATMIAQGLGREPQFVQVAWASIEQSVARGDFTIGMSGLEDRPALHERFAVSLPYYEFREVLAVRAADSARVHTLADLRGRRVATLGSTMAWDMVLAAKSAHGVVPVSYDDDVHPYSDLVSGRVDAVLLDHVLAERSLRRIGGFVIQPEALARGHYVAVLAAGDSALRDSVNTTLRARLRDGALERVFRSWDVWDASQAAYQQQVLRDSLPRSDAAAVERGAAASIATYLPGLLRAAVITLLLSVLAMALAVAIGIGLAAGRVYGARPLRIVLTAYVEIIRGTPVLLQLFVLYYGLSDVVRLPAFAAAVIGLGLNYAAYESEIYRAALEAIPTLQLEAARTLGLSELQILRLVRGPQALRLALAPMTNDFVALLKDSSLVSVITVVELTKQTAIYATNAGTWAIPGALCAIVYLSMSLPLSRMARRLEQRWALT, from the coding sequence ATGATCCAATTCGCCACGCGGTTGCTGTCGCTGGCCGCACTGCTCGTCGGGACCTGGGCATGCACGAGGCCGCCGGACGCCAAGCCAGAGACCAGACCTAGGCTTCTCTGGGGTGGCGATGCCGAAGGAGGGGCGCCGTTTGTGGAGGCCGATGCGGCTGACCCCACGCGTCTGCGCGGCTTCGATGTCGAGATCGCGACGATGATCGCGCAGGGCCTTGGGCGGGAACCACAGTTCGTACAGGTCGCGTGGGCGTCGATCGAACAGTCGGTGGCCCGCGGCGACTTCACGATCGGGATGTCCGGTCTCGAAGATCGTCCCGCGCTGCACGAACGCTTCGCCGTGTCGTTGCCGTACTACGAGTTCCGCGAAGTGCTCGCCGTGCGCGCGGCAGACAGCGCGCGCGTGCACACACTCGCCGACCTGCGCGGTCGTCGAGTGGCCACACTCGGTTCCACGATGGCATGGGACATGGTGCTCGCCGCCAAGAGTGCGCACGGCGTGGTGCCGGTGTCGTACGATGACGACGTGCATCCGTACAGCGATCTGGTCAGCGGGCGTGTCGATGCCGTCTTGCTTGACCACGTGCTGGCTGAACGCTCACTGCGGCGCATCGGCGGCTTCGTGATTCAACCGGAGGCGTTGGCACGCGGCCACTACGTCGCCGTGCTGGCCGCCGGCGACAGCGCGCTTCGCGACTCGGTGAACACGACCCTGCGGGCGCGCCTGCGCGACGGTGCGCTCGAGCGTGTGTTCCGGTCGTGGGACGTCTGGGATGCGAGCCAAGCCGCGTATCAACAGCAGGTGCTGCGCGACTCCCTGCCACGCAGCGACGCCGCCGCCGTCGAGCGTGGCGCCGCCGCCTCGATCGCGACCTATCTCCCCGGGCTCCTGCGCGCGGCGGTGATCACGCTGTTGTTGTCCGTACTCGCCATGGCACTGGCCGTCGCGATCGGCATCGGGCTCGCCGCTGGACGCGTCTACGGTGCCCGACCGCTGCGCATCGTGCTCACGGCGTACGTGGAGATCATCCGTGGCACACCCGTGCTGCTGCAGCTCTTCGTGTTGTACTACGGCCTATCGGACGTCGTGCGACTCCCCGCGTTTGCCGCCGCCGTGATCGGCCTCGGCCTCAACTACGCGGCCTACGAGTCTGAGATCTATCGAGCGGCGCTCGAAGCCATCCCCACGTTGCAGCTCGAAGCGGCACGCACCCTTGGTCTCTCCGAGTTGCAGATTCTGCGTCTGGTGCGCGGACCGCAGGCGCTTCGACTCGCGCTAGCACCCATGACGAACGATTTCGTCGCGCTGCTCAAGGATTCCTCCCTGGTCTCGGTCATCACCGTCGTCGAACTCACCAAGCAGACCGCCATTTACGCGACCAACGCCGGCACCTGGGCAATTCCCGGCGCGTTGTGCGCCATCGTGTATCTGTCCATGTCGCTACCGTTGTCCCGCATGGCGCGCCGACTCGAGCAACGGTGGGCCCTGACATGA